The region CCcttgatgatgatgactttCCAGACTATTCTCCCTCCAAGGAGGAACATGAGGGGGCGAGACCTGAATCGAGAGCCGATAAGGCAGAGCTCTCTAAGTACTTCCGCCGCAATGGTGGTCGCTACTATTGCAACATCTGCAACTGGCGTGTTAAGATGAAGGGCTTCATGCTCCATCATGTCAGCAAGAAGCACGACATCCCCAAGCCGTATGTCTGCAAGGAGTGTAACAAGTCTTTCCTCCTTGAGAGTATCCTGAACAGTCACATTAGCATGTTCCACAAGCAGGGCATCTACCAGTGCCCCTACTGCTCCTTCAAGACCAACTTCTTGCGTGGCATACGCAGACACCTCAATCACTGCAGCTCCAGCAGGGGGGAAGGGGAGGTATCAGACAGCGATGAGCCCTTAGATGATCAGGACTAGCTTGCAGCTCAGATACCGCCACCTCAGTGTGGCAGCTGCTTGAGTTCCCACCTTCACAGATGTTATCAGCCTCTCGAAGGCCCACGTTTGTTCACTCAGCTGCAGCCCTAGGGGTGACCGTTAAGGCTGGTAAACCATTTCTTGAGGTGAAGAAAATTTACTTGGTCTGTGAGCAAAGGCTTGGAAGCATGAAACCCAGCATGGGTTTGTCTGAATGAAGACCGTAGTGAAAGTAACAGAAGAGTCTGCCTCCCTAAGGAATAAAATGGAATGACTGTAAACCTTATCTTAtgaaatttgtctttttaactcagtttatgtgttttaaatatttactgtatcgcAAACTGATCATCCTGATATTGTGTTATGTTACTGCATGTAGAGACTGacttaaatgtatatttgtctTTGGAAGCTCAGTTTCATATTGCGACAACTGTACCAGTTTTCTGTGAACTTGTgccattttttgtcatttggatCTACAGCCAGCATTTTAagtaattaaacacacacacacacatacacattttcagaaccgcttgtcccatacggggtcacggggaaccggagcctacccggtaacacagggcgtaaggccggagggggaggggacacaccgaggacgggacgccagtccgtcgcaaggcaccccaagcgggactcgaaccccagacccaccggagaggaggactgcagtccaacccaccgcgccaccgcaccccctcacattTACTAGACAGTACACAATCTCTAGTAAATTCACACTCATGAATTATATGAAGTGGTTGTTTTCTTCTCCGCAGTTTATTATAactgctgaaaatgtgttttccacaGCAGACTTGGTTGACTTTAGATGTAAGAAAGCGGTATCACTCCAAAGGTTGGTGTTTCACCGATATAATTAATTGTTTCTAATCAACAGTCTCTGAAATACAGAGACCAACAGCAGTTGGGGGGAAATGAACTTCTTGTAGTTACACTGTGAAAACCTGTAAGACTCCACATCTTGTGTAGTTCCTCGGCATTACGTGTGGTTTCCTGTCCACAAACCAGGCGCTTATTTACCAAATGTTGAAAGATTTTATGATGTGTGATGAGCAAACTGTCTTAACCGTAGCAATTTTAGATGTATGGTAAAAAGGTGCTGCTAAAACgtattaaactttttctttttcttttttttttttgtgtccagGAAAGAAAGAGGCACGGGCTGACTAGACTGCTTTGTTCATTTGTTAAAAGTGTTGTCCACACTGCAGAGgagaacaataacaaaaaatgaaaagaataaggagtggaaaatgttgtgtttttttttttttttttttttttttttttaaacaagcatTGTTATTAGCAAGCTTTTACATGTTGCTTTGCAGTTCATCTTCCAGTGGGAatcaaaaaatggaaattatgtaTTAGAATGCATTAACCTGGAAGTGTCATGTGAAGGAAACCAGTCAAACAGAGCTTTTGACAGATAATGTCTGTTTTCAAGTTCTGATTGAACAGATTCTTCATGGGTTGTGCTCTTCTGAACCCTCTGCACTTCTGCACATCGTGATAAAAATAGAATTGAAGTTGGAGGTGTGTCCCTTGTCTTGCTATATATCTTGTTTTTCAGAATGGAAAAAGGAAGTTGGTACAGAGCACATGGAGGGTGTATTACCGCTTTTGATTTAgtagtttttgtcttttgtttctcttcagaaaaatacagtgttcATTGTGTGCCTGTAATTTTACAGGAAACAACTGCAACTTTAAGGTGAGCAGCGTGTCCCTTGTTGAATTTAATAGCGTCAGTACTAGTTCAGTAGATTTACAGCTTTTACTCTTCGTTTGCTGAATTTAAGTCTTAGCAACATTGTGCTTTTCATCAATGTGACTTATGAACTTAGGACAGGAAGATGTGGTTGTGATGTTGTCAGCGTTtgcaaaaaatacttttaaacaaGGTGTTTTTCCAGGGGAATTttacatactttaaaaaaaaaaaaaaaactgtattatatcaagcaaattaaaaaagtCTAATGAAAGCTTTTCGCTTATGAAATTATGATATTTTTGCTAAAGTTTTGCCAGTTTGATAAAACCAGCAGAAAGTCCACACTGTATAATGTGGATACCTGACAAATTAGAGGTTAGAGAATGCAGTAGTATTTTGGATGACTTATTACAACATTCATTACaacttttttaactgaaaagtttaaaatgttttaattcctATCATAAAATGTTAGTCTTGTAAGTAAACAACATCGTaggttctctgttttttttgtacaagAGAAATAGATCAGTTTGTGGTATAGCCAAAAAATTTGTACCTTTGAGTTGCAGAATGAGATGGGGGAATtttcacacataaacacagaacGTTAGTCATACGAAGCTAAAGAAGCAGTTTTACATTGTGATTGATGACtgtaactgtgattttttttcaaataaaacaattttaatttctgttttagtCACTTGACGGTAACTGATCATGCTGGCCTTGTCTGCACTTGAGATTTCACAGTATTTCTTGCCTTACAGCCATAGTCATGACTTCAGGAGTTAGAACTATTACACCGGTTGTGCGTTTGAACGAGTACCTGGTGCACTTTTCATATGGGCTTAGAGTCTTCCGGCTGGCTCATGTTGTTGAGTGAGGTTGTTGAAGTCTATGTTTGGGACCCTTTGTGCAAAGAGAGTGGTGGAGGAGTGGAGGTGGTGGGTTTGCACAACACTAGCACACACAGAGCACGACGGTTAGTGGATGTTGTGCATGACTGGCCAAGGCTTTGGTCTAATATTTCTCTCCTGTAATTTCTCTTCAATGCACTCCATTTTGGGAGTTAGAAGTTTTAGACTGGTTTTATGATTCAGAGTATGCTTAGTGTACTTTCCAGGTTCGCTGTCAAGCGAGGTTGTTGAACACCCCAAAACTTAGTGGCCTTTAAGCAGCTAAAGCTGACGAATTTTTTGACTCTTTACAGGCTGTTAATGTGTGCTTAAAAGCATGGTGAACAGATGATGCAGAAAGTGTTAGGGACTACAGCGTAGTGTATACTGGGAGGCTGTTGAGGGTACGTTAAAGTGTGAACATTGCTTCAACGCAGAACGCATTGAAACACGTATGGTAAATTGCTTTGTGACCCAAACTGGGATACTTTAATTCAGTGAGACTTGTTTGaacacagccttttttttttccagcagagtAATGTAGAATATTGAACAATAGACAGTTACTGAAACAGAGGTAGCAGCAGAAGCCACTATGTCAATGACAAGTCATTCACAAAGCGGAGTTGTAACAGACATCGAAAGGAGGCGCGAGTCGAGGGTTCAGACACAGGAATTGCTTGGATTGTTGTTGACGTGCTCATGTTGAAATATGCAGGTGTATTACATTAGTTTTGTTATCattgtgttttaatgtattttcttgCGTTTCAGTAACTGAAATCGACAGAATTTCAGAATGCATCATTTCAAGAACAACACCTCCTCCAACCTCTCTCAGAGTATTTCCAATGGTACTATAGAGATGTTGGGCAGTCCCCTCTTGACTCTTGGAATGCCAATTATCTACCTCCTGGTCTTCATCATAAGCACACCCTGCAACCTGGTTTCCCTCTGGATACTCTCTTGCTACACCACACACAGGAATCCCACAGTTGTTTTCGCCATCAACCTCTCGTTTACGGACCTCCTCTACAGTGCCTTCTTACCTCTTCAGGTAGTCTACCACTTGCGCGGGAACGACTGGCCCTTTGGACAAGTCATGTGCAGTGTGTCCACCTTGGTCTTCTACTGTAATATGAACGGCTCCATTCTGACCACCTGTGCCGTTAGCCTGGAACGTTACTGTGGCATTGTGCGACCACTGCACACCAAGCACTGGAGGACTGGTAGGAATGCAGTCCTCATCTGTTTGTTCATCTGGGCTTTGGTGCTTTTGGTCCACATCCCCGTGTTCCACAAAGACATCACCTTTCCTGTATTGCAGCTTAATGTCACTACATGCTTCGACATTTTCCCTAGACATCTTTTCTCATCGAAGCTCACGGCGTACCTCTACTTTGTCACGgtgctcttgttcttcttcatCCTCCCACTTTTAGTGTTGACTGGCTGTTACATTTCCATCATCAGGAGCCTCTGCCATTCTCCACACGATGTCACCAAGGACTCCAAGAAACAGACGATACTTCTCATCCTGCTGGTGATGCTCTGCTTCGTCTTCTGTTACCTGCCCAACATCTTGATTCAGATCATGCACATGATCTACAATGCCAAGGGGAAGACCTTGTATGCCTATTACAAACTTTCTTTGGGCATAAATAGTCTGAGCTGCTGCATTGATCCTTTTATCTATTACTTTGCTTCAAGAGAATTTCGGCAGAAACTCCAGTGGAAACTGTGCTGTGTATCTGAAGAGCATGAAGAGCCATTAAACTCCAATTTCTCAGAGCAAAGGAGTCCGTCTGTGAGACATCCAGACCAAACCAGTACTCTGTTGTAAAATAATCTAGGCTTGCTGTTTTATGtagggggggtgctgtggtgcagtcggattggccaggtcctgctctctggtgggtcatgAGGTACATTATACACTGTTTTATGGAGTGTCAGTCCTGCTTTTTATGATGCACTGAAGGAGATATGAGAACAGGAACTCATCCTTTAGTGATGATGAATGTTCATCTGTATGTGCTACAGTCTTGCCTGTCTGCACCTCTCTACACACCCAGGAACAAACGTTCAAGCTCATTCACAGCTCTACCTCACTCCAGTGTATTTTCATAGGAGCCTCCTGGCATGAAATTTCAGGCACCCTAAGCTTTAGCTTTCTGTGCGACTGTTGCTAGCAGTTGCATAAATGTGTTAGATATATGCAAATTTTTAGGTACTCATAGTTGACTTGGATGTCAACATGGGAGGCGAATGTCAATTTCATTTAGAAATAAGTATGCATGAACTCTAGTAAGGGAGAACAATTACCTAAAAGGAATCATGGGTTACGCTATTCAACCCTGTGAAAAGCAAAAACTGTGAGAAATCAAGCTCTTATAGAAGATCAATGGGAATTGAGTAGTAAATAGATTACTagtctttttttaaccagtgtGGTAGGTAGGTTCAGTGTTATTGGCCTGAAGTATATAGGTGGTCTCCGATTTaagatggggttacgttccccaaaacccatcataagtcaaaaatatcgtaagttgaaaatgcatttaatacacctactacacacctctgcatgacagaatgggagatgcggattgctgtcgctgcccagcatcgtgagagagtatcataCCGGGTATCGCTTGCCCGAGAAAacatcaaaatttgaagtacggtttctactgaatgtctatcgccagttcaccatcgtaaagtcaaaaaaatcaaacatcagggaccacctgtacttctATTTTATTGTGTATGCAGGCCACCACATGTATCTGCGTATTCTAAGCATACAGCCAGTCTGTTTAgaatacacagacacaacaaCATATACACAAAGGGGTCGCTATGGCCAACAAATGTGGCTGCAATGACCCCTTTGTGTGAGTCATCGTATGTGCTTCTGTTAATGAAATGTTGATGGGCTATCCGCTCTACAAGACCTATCAATGTTCTTTGTATCGTGTCCAACAAATATACTGCATGCTTTCCTTTTTCACTTTAGTCTTTTATGTTAGCACCTGTTAACATCTGTGAAAGAATTAtgacttaatattaattatatatgtgTCGCatggctgatgcttttatcaaaGAGCAACATTGACCTGCTGcaacttttaaataattttatttactaGTAAAATCTATCAATTAACAACTGCGACTGTTACACCATTAGTTTTTCTTGAGTCCATGGTATATCTCATTGGTGTGCTTTTTAATAACAGGAACTGAAAGAAGAAGTTTTATAGCTGGactgagtactttgctcatgggcactacagcagtagcaggtCTTGAATTAGAAACCTTCAGGCTGCAAGTCCATGTCCTCATTGCGACCCAAAATCATATTccagatgaaaaacaaatagTCATTTGGCCTTTGACCTTAGAGTCaatggttttgttttaattccAGTAATAAAGTGTTTTGCACGCTTCAGCTGTAAATGGGATTTATGAAACAGAAAATCGGTGTCTGCCGCACAGGGGAAGCAGGACTACAAGTTAGGGCATGTAATAAGATCTACTATAAAAGCACATGTATTTGTTGTTCAATCTCTGTAAGCAGTGCCTTTATGGAAACAGTCTTCTGCTTTCTAGCCAAACCACTGACTTCCTTTAAAGAGAAGGGTGTTGGTGCTCCCTTTACTGGTGAAACTAGTCATTGCTTGGTTGTATCAGGAGAGGAATAAACAGTGTATTGAACCCAGTCGACCACATTTTGTCATCAGTGAAAAGGAAAAGCTGATGGATGAATTCTCAGGGGCTTCCCCACCACCTTCACTCTGCTGTCAGCTCAAACTTGTTCAATCCACCTGTTGCTCATGCGGCCTGTGAAATGTGTAATGATTCGGTAAATCTCCCATCATCAAGCCCCATTGTACCGGTGACACCCAATTTACATGGCAACTCAATGCAAGCATCGCAGAGGCGTGTTATCAGTGTCTGCTGATTCCTGCAACAGGTTAATGaaagcaaatcaaatgtcacGTAGCGATTCATCGTGCTTGATGATACGAGACCAGTTGGTAagatcttttaaaaaatgtcacaggAAATATGGTGCAGCAATCCCATCTGTCTCACTGCTGCAAAAGATTTGGGTAATAATTGCAACAGTCTAATATGGTTTCACTATGATGCTGAGAAAATCCAACCTTGACATGTAAGCGGGCAAAATCACAGCACTTCTGACTAAATTAAATGACACAGAAAAATCAGTTGCAATTGTATTTAGGAATATGCCTGCTGACAcacttatttctttatttattacactttttaagATGTATTCTGAACTTTGAAATTTTCTGATGAAAAGATCTGAGGATATCAGAGGTAATAATCTGCTTGTGATGAGGACTGTAAAATGACGTTCTTCCTCTTACTAGTGAACCGTAATGAAGGCACCATTACTTCCTTATCCGCTACTTTCTTGAACTCTTGTCACATGTAGGTATATATGTGATTGTTAAAGGGTTAGTGTTCAggattgttcagtttttttcttagtAACTTCATTACTATCTGTTACTTACTGTCTCTGGTTGTTGCATCTACATTATTATCAATAGTAAATAAAGCAGCTGAAGACATGAATCACAGAGATTGAGGCATATAAAAGAgacaattattttacatttacagaacatGGCTACCTCCTACCAGCTTGTTAAAACTAGACTAGGGACAGGCTTCAGTTCATCGAACGGATCTGTTTTTTGTCTGTGCTATAAATGAAAATGCCATTTGTTTCCTTAAAGGTGATTGCGTTGACAAGACGTGAAGGAAAATACCACGTTGCGAGAAACGTGCGAACAGGAGTGGCCTGCTACACGGCTTGTGTGCGGATGAGATCTTCCAACTTGTAGCTGTGATTCCCTTAGAAAAGCACTTCTCACTCCATTTGTTGAACgagtctgtgcgtgtgtgcattgAAAGGGAGTGAAGAGTGAAAACCATTAGAAACTGTTCACTTTTTAACACACCTCAGCGCTGTGTGTCGGGTCAGCAAACAATTCGGCTTTCTCCCAGTGTGGTTTTTTGTAGAACAAGGTGAAAGTATCACACAGAGCGTAGCATGTGGGTGAGTGATAGTTACatcaaataacatttatttgtttgatcAGTAAAtaacatataaagtgaaagtaaatattaaaatcaaagaATAGTAATTAAGAAGTTTTTTCACAGGCTCAAGGGTATTTTGTGGCTTGagtaaaattatttgaaataagcgggtttggccgggtcccgctctctgacaggtctggggttcgagtcccgcttggggtgccttgcgatggactggcgtcccgtcctaggggtgtcccctccccctccagccttgcaccctgtgttggcgggttaggctccggttcactgtgaccccgcccaggacaagtggtttgcgtgtgtgtgtgtatttttattcctGCTTTATGCATGAAGTCATATGCGCTGTTTTCATTGAGCCAAAACCAGAAGACAGAGTTAAAGAAATTAGGTTATTATGGGAAAAATACAGAGGGCACCTAGTTGAATTTTGAATGTACCCATCAAGACTTTTATTCCACTTAACCTCACCAAAGCATTAACTTTATAAGTAATCCAGTCAGCCTCCTTTTGTGACCTCCAAGAAATTCACTGTAATATAGTTAGACTTTATAGTTAATAAGGTAATGGAAAAGCACATATGACAGAAGAAATTAGTAATATTCTATCCTCCAAGTGTCTCGCAACTCCATCTTCTGAACCccgtgtttaaaaatgaaagtgcgTGTTATGAGGACAACATTTTAGTAACTGGGACGTTTGCACTCGTTGTGGTGAAGCTAAACCTCCACAACATTTAGCGTTTCGGGCTTAAGAGAgctgcatgctctggtttccacagaTATCTTCTGCGGTGACAACAGAACTCACCTCTGCAGTCTGAGTTCTGCGTAGACTCTTCCAATTCACCTCTTGTAACGGTAACGGTTGGTCGACTGTGTTTATCTGATATAAAACGTGATCACGTTGAACTTGGGAAGCTGTAACTCAAGCTATAACACtccccaggatgagacaccagcaACTAGAACCCAGGGAGATGCTGTAGGTGACCTTAACCCAGGGGATCTCTTCTCTACTGACAAATAAAAACTCATAATATGACAAACAtaattgctgtaatttattcattcagctaacACTTGTCTCCAATCTTAATTACTACGTGAGATCACAGTAATTTACCAGTTTTGCTCTTGGGAGACAATTATGTGTCCACCTCTTTGGTGGACACATAATTCTgatgcatgtgtgttttctgtcatGCATCCCGTACTGTTAGGCTACTTCATTACTCAGCTGTTCACGGGGAGTTTTGGTTTTGTTAAacgttttttttctgtctcgtCTTCTAGTGCTCTTTCCTGCTGAAACAAGTTCTCGGGATTCATTGctctgcaatgttttttttgacTTAAAACCTGGATAGCTTTGCCTTTCTTGCACTctgattttaatatatatgatATGTCAGTCCTGGGGTGGCTGGTGGTGTTGCAGTTAGAGCAGCTTCCTTTGTCTCtgagggttgctggttcgatcgctggctgtggtgcccttgaacATGGTGCCTGCCCTGCAACTGCTCTAGTACCCTCtcccagctgtgtgcctggaTAACTAGTTGTggtgctgtgatggactggtgtcccatccagtgtgtgccctccccaccccttcagccttgcacccaacaTCTCTGGGATAGGGTCTGGCTCTCTACAACCCTGCCTGGagcaagcggttgttgaaatCGGTTGGGTTATATGTCAATCTATGCAAAATACatacaaactttaaaaaataaatggctgaaggtaattaaaatatcaata is a window of Scleropages formosus chromosome 14, fSclFor1.1, whole genome shotgun sequence DNA encoding:
- the LOC108920453 gene encoding P2Y purinoceptor 8-like, which gives rise to MHHFKNNTSSNLSQSISNGTIEMLGSPLLTLGMPIIYLLVFIISTPCNLVSLWILSCYTTHRNPTVVFAINLSFTDLLYSAFLPLQVVYHLRGNDWPFGQVMCSVSTLVFYCNMNGSILTTCAVSLERYCGIVRPLHTKHWRTGRNAVLICLFIWALVLLVHIPVFHKDITFPVLQLNVTTCFDIFPRHLFSSKLTAYLYFVTVLLFFFILPLLVLTGCYISIIRSLCHSPHDVTKDSKKQTILLILLVMLCFVFCYLPNILIQIMHMIYNAKGKTLYAYYKLSLGINSLSCCIDPFIYYFASREFRQKLQWKLCCVSEEHEEPLNSNFSEQRSPSVRHPDQTSTLL